A window of the Candidatus Paraluminiphilus aquimaris genome harbors these coding sequences:
- a CDS encoding MotA/TolQ/ExbB proton channel family protein produces MDLATLIGMLGAFGVVTYSVIKTDQLPLFTEDLFSPIFVLSGTMLGVMIRFSLGHFFNSLKVVAKTFASSNDDPQSLIDEIVQLATVSRKDGLLALEKIKISEDFLEEGVQMLIDGSNPEVVKQSMSKNMRGILERNTSSEKVWRSMGEASPAFGMIGTVVGLVAMMANMDDPKAIGPAMALALLTTLWGSVLANVVFLPVADKLKYRSTSEKLKLTICIDGVMAIQAGQNPRVIASVLSAYLDPTQRVTAAKVKAK; encoded by the coding sequence GTGGATTTAGCCACACTTATTGGCATGCTCGGCGCGTTTGGCGTGGTCACCTATTCAGTGATCAAGACAGACCAACTCCCGCTGTTCACCGAAGACCTGTTCTCGCCCATATTTGTGCTGTCGGGCACTATGTTGGGCGTAATGATCCGATTTTCTCTCGGGCACTTCTTCAACTCGTTAAAAGTCGTTGCGAAAACATTTGCAAGTAGCAACGATGACCCCCAATCCCTCATTGACGAGATCGTCCAACTCGCGACTGTCAGCCGAAAAGATGGCCTTCTGGCACTTGAGAAAATAAAAATCTCTGAAGACTTCCTTGAGGAAGGGGTTCAAATGCTGATTGACGGCAGCAACCCCGAGGTCGTCAAACAAAGTATGTCAAAAAATATGCGCGGCATACTTGAGCGAAATACGTCTTCCGAAAAAGTATGGCGCTCCATGGGGGAGGCGTCGCCCGCCTTTGGAATGATCGGTACCGTTGTGGGCCTTGTTGCCATGATGGCAAATATGGATGACCCCAAAGCGATTGGCCCCGCCATGGCCCTTGCACTACTGACCACACTGTGGGGCTCAGTTTTGGCGAATGTTGTATTCCTGCCTGTCGCCGACAAACTCAAGTATCGATCAACATCAGAAAAACTAAAATTAACCATATGTATTGATGGTGTTATGGCGATTCAAGCGGGACAGAACCCGAGAGTTATCGCCTCGGTACTGAGCGCTTACCTCGATCCAACTCAACGTGTCACGGCGGCAAAAGTGAAAGCCAAATGA
- a CDS encoding carotenoid oxygenase family protein: MPSQTEVNIRKAVTKMLNTSAAINRQFRNPFRKHMFLTGVHAPMLEELTLDDLKVTGEIPAALSGKYARIGPNPFNPDPRGHHWFVGDGMVHGIRLSNGRAEWYHNRYIKAGTLERKGGPKAAGGPRRGARDTVNTNILKLADKTLALVESGPFPFELDENLDTTESTNFGGKLTAPFTAHPHEDPKTGEWHAITYESETQDKVWHVVINREGEVTSERTIPVQDGPSIHECCLTDDFVIVFDLPVTISLAALAQGYHFPYRWNDNHKARIGLLPRQGEVSDIVWCDVDPCYVFHVANSFQNPDGTVTIDCCAYESMFAHGPDGPNGVPCGFERWHVDPSAQKVTRNTLDASPQEFPRIDERYFGQRYRHTWIMGQPSETVSNFVAENKLYHHDLETGERKHFSFGANMIGGEFIFIAREPSAPEGDGWLMGLVIDAKTQTTQLQIFNALNIETGPIGRVHIPHRIPPGFHGNWIPD; encoded by the coding sequence ATGCCTAGCCAGACCGAGGTCAATATAAGAAAAGCGGTGACCAAGATGCTGAACACATCAGCCGCCATCAACCGCCAGTTCAGAAACCCATTTCGAAAGCACATGTTTCTAACGGGTGTTCATGCGCCCATGCTCGAAGAGCTCACACTTGATGATCTTAAAGTGACGGGTGAGATACCGGCGGCGCTTAGCGGTAAATATGCGCGAATAGGCCCAAATCCTTTCAACCCCGACCCCCGCGGACACCACTGGTTTGTCGGAGACGGCATGGTACATGGCATTCGCCTCAGTAATGGGCGCGCCGAGTGGTATCACAACCGCTATATCAAAGCCGGGACGCTTGAGAGAAAAGGCGGACCCAAGGCAGCAGGTGGGCCTCGACGCGGCGCCCGGGATACCGTTAATACCAACATATTAAAACTGGCGGACAAAACACTGGCACTGGTGGAGTCAGGTCCCTTTCCCTTCGAGCTTGATGAGAATTTAGATACCACTGAGTCCACCAATTTTGGCGGCAAACTAACGGCGCCTTTTACCGCGCATCCCCACGAGGACCCGAAGACAGGTGAGTGGCATGCCATCACCTACGAGTCTGAAACTCAGGATAAAGTCTGGCATGTCGTGATCAATCGCGAGGGTGAAGTGACCTCGGAGCGAACCATACCGGTTCAAGATGGCCCCTCGATACATGAGTGCTGCCTTACTGATGACTTCGTCATTGTCTTCGACTTACCGGTGACGATTTCGCTCGCTGCACTGGCTCAGGGCTATCATTTTCCCTATCGCTGGAACGACAACCACAAAGCACGCATCGGCTTGCTACCCCGACAGGGCGAGGTGTCCGATATTGTCTGGTGTGATGTCGACCCCTGCTACGTGTTTCACGTCGCCAATAGTTTTCAGAACCCCGATGGCACTGTAACCATTGACTGCTGCGCTTACGAAAGCATGTTTGCCCACGGCCCAGACGGACCAAACGGTGTGCCCTGCGGCTTTGAGCGCTGGCACGTCGACCCCAGCGCTCAGAAAGTGACGCGCAACACACTCGATGCATCGCCACAAGAATTCCCTCGCATCGACGAGCGTTACTTCGGCCAACGCTATCGCCATACCTGGATCATGGGGCAGCCCAGCGAGACCGTGTCTAACTTTGTTGCCGAGAACAAGCTATACCACCATGACCTCGAAACAGGGGAGCGGAAACACTTTTCATTCGGCGCCAACATGATTGGCGGCGAGTTTATATTCATCGCACGGGAGCCATCTGCGCCCGAGGGCGATGGCTGGTTGATGGGCCTTGTTATCGATGCGAAGACGCAGACAACCCAACTTCAAATATTTAACGCACTTAATATCGAGACCGGACCTATTGGCAGGGTACACATCCCACACCGCATACCTCCGGGCTTCCACGGAAATTGGATTCCAGACTAA
- the kbl gene encoding glycine C-acetyltransferase: MSYTSAKASFSEEIAEIKAAGLWKTERVITSDQKSDIRLADGSNVINMCANNYLGLANHPEVKKAASDSLTTWGFGLASVRFICGTQGIHKTLEERVSHFLGMEDTILYAACFDANAGLFETILGPEDAVISDELNHASIIDGIRLCKAARFRYRNNDMADLEAQLIAARDGGARRILITTDGVFSMDGTVAQLDKICDLADQYGAMVHHDDCHATGFMGKTGRGVHEYCNVMDRVDITTGTFGKALGGGSGGYTSGRQEIIDLLRQRSRPYLFSNTLAPSICAASLKVLDMLEASTALRDQLEENTHYFRAQMQANGFSIPAGDHPIVPVMLGDAVLAQKMSERLLELDIFAIGFFYPVVPKGKARIRVQISAGHTKANLDKAVAAFATARDELA; the protein is encoded by the coding sequence ATGAGCTATACAAGCGCCAAGGCCAGTTTTTCTGAGGAAATTGCAGAGATAAAAGCTGCGGGTCTTTGGAAGACTGAGCGGGTGATCACCTCCGATCAAAAAAGTGATATCCGCCTTGCGGATGGCTCGAACGTTATCAATATGTGCGCTAATAACTATCTTGGCTTAGCGAATCATCCAGAGGTCAAGAAAGCCGCAAGTGACAGCTTAACTACTTGGGGCTTTGGGTTGGCGTCAGTTCGATTTATTTGTGGTACCCAAGGCATCCACAAGACGCTGGAAGAACGCGTTTCACACTTCCTTGGTATGGAAGACACCATTTTGTACGCGGCCTGTTTCGATGCGAACGCGGGTCTGTTCGAGACCATCTTGGGACCTGAGGACGCTGTAATCTCAGACGAGCTAAACCACGCCTCAATTATCGATGGTATCCGTCTGTGTAAAGCCGCGCGTTTTCGCTATCGAAATAACGACATGGCAGACCTTGAAGCGCAGCTCATTGCTGCTCGGGACGGTGGGGCTCGTCGCATCCTCATTACAACCGACGGCGTCTTTTCGATGGATGGCACCGTCGCTCAACTCGATAAGATCTGTGACCTTGCTGACCAATACGGCGCCATGGTGCATCACGACGACTGTCATGCAACAGGTTTTATGGGTAAAACGGGACGCGGCGTTCACGAATACTGCAACGTGATGGACCGGGTAGATATCACTACTGGAACCTTTGGCAAAGCGCTTGGCGGTGGCTCTGGCGGCTATACCTCAGGACGACAAGAAATTATTGATCTCTTACGCCAGCGGTCTCGTCCCTATTTATTTTCCAATACACTTGCGCCCTCGATCTGCGCCGCATCACTGAAAGTACTTGATATGCTGGAAGCATCCACGGCGCTCAGAGATCAGCTCGAGGAGAACACACACTACTTCCGAGCACAGATGCAAGCCAATGGCTTTTCGATACCGGCAGGCGACCACCCAATTGTGCCTGTGATGTTGGGTGATGCGGTGCTCGCGCAAAAAATGTCTGAGCGCTTACTCGAACTTGATATTTTTGCGATCGGTTTTTTCTATCCCGTTGTGCCCAAAGGTAAAGCGCGTATTCGCGTTCAGATTTCAGCTGGGCACACAAAAGCCAACCTCGATAAAGCGGTTGCCGCCTTTGCAACGGCGCGGGACGAACTGGCCTGA
- the tdh gene encoding L-threonine 3-dehydrogenase — MKALVKKYAEEGLWLEDVPIPEIAGNEVLIKIHKTAICGTDVHIYNWDDWAQKTINVPMVSGHEYAGEIVEIGANVTGLNIGDIVSGEGHIVCGRCRNCLAGRLHLCPNTQGVGVNRDGAFAEYLAIPATNVFRPSVYIPSELLAIFDPYGNATHTALSFNMVGEDVIITGAGPIGIMAAMVAGHCGARNVILTDVNDYRLDLAKRIVPKVQPINVSKQQITRDFMKSLGILEGFDVCLEMSGSPVAFRDVLDKMINGGNIAMLGIMPDDTGINWTDVVFKGLNIKGIYGREMYETWYKMVMMIQSGLPVERIITHRLHYTEFQEGFDIMRSGQSGKIILDWKD, encoded by the coding sequence ATGAAAGCTCTCGTTAAAAAGTACGCCGAAGAAGGTCTTTGGTTAGAGGACGTGCCTATTCCCGAAATAGCGGGAAATGAGGTGTTGATTAAAATTCATAAGACGGCCATTTGTGGCACCGATGTTCATATTTACAACTGGGATGATTGGGCGCAAAAAACCATAAACGTACCCATGGTAAGTGGCCATGAATACGCTGGCGAAATCGTTGAAATTGGGGCAAACGTTACCGGGCTTAACATTGGCGATATTGTCTCGGGCGAGGGTCATATTGTTTGTGGGCGTTGCCGTAACTGCCTAGCAGGTCGGCTACACCTCTGCCCCAATACCCAAGGCGTTGGCGTCAATCGAGACGGTGCGTTTGCCGAATACCTTGCTATTCCGGCCACCAATGTCTTCAGACCGAGTGTTTATATCCCATCTGAACTGCTGGCGATCTTCGACCCTTACGGTAATGCGACGCATACGGCGCTGTCATTCAATATGGTGGGCGAGGACGTCATCATCACAGGCGCAGGACCCATTGGCATCATGGCAGCCATGGTAGCGGGGCACTGCGGGGCGAGGAATGTCATTCTCACCGATGTGAATGATTACAGACTCGACCTGGCTAAGCGGATCGTTCCGAAGGTTCAGCCAATCAACGTTAGCAAGCAGCAAATCACACGCGATTTCATGAAGAGTCTTGGCATCCTCGAGGGCTTTGATGTGTGCCTTGAAATGTCAGGCTCACCTGTTGCGTTTCGGGATGTTCTCGACAAGATGATCAACGGTGGCAATATCGCCATGCTTGGCATCATGCCTGATGACACCGGCATTAACTGGACCGACGTCGTATTCAAAGGCCTCAATATCAAAGGTATTTACGGTCGAGAAATGTATGAAACGTGGTACAAAATGGTCATGATGATTCAGAGCGGCTTACCGGTTGAGCGCATCATCACACACCGCCTCCACTACACAGAATTCCAAGAGGGCTTTGACATCATGCGCTCTGGGCAATCCGGAAAAATCATCCTCGATTGGAAGGACTAA
- a CDS encoding YaiI/YqxD family protein, with amino-acid sequence MQIWVDADACPSVIRDIIAKAAHNRMITTTFVANHHFSLPNSQFVTFYQVPSGFDEADKEIERRVSHGDLVITSDIPLASDVLQRGALVLTPRGERYTDNNIKQRLQMRDFMETMRSSGAQTGGPPALSLSDRKHFSDQLDRLLTRAQKDS; translated from the coding sequence ATGCAAATTTGGGTAGACGCTGATGCCTGTCCCAGCGTGATTCGAGACATCATTGCCAAGGCTGCGCATAACCGCATGATTACCACTACATTCGTTGCGAACCACCACTTCTCGTTGCCAAACTCGCAGTTTGTCACCTTTTACCAGGTGCCCAGTGGCTTTGACGAGGCCGATAAGGAAATAGAGCGTCGCGTAAGCCATGGTGACTTGGTTATTACCTCCGATATCCCGCTCGCTTCCGATGTGCTTCAACGTGGCGCTTTGGTACTGACGCCTCGCGGCGAGCGATACACCGATAATAATATTAAGCAGCGCCTACAGATGCGGGATTTTATGGAAACAATGCGATCATCGGGCGCACAAACGGGGGGTCCCCCAGCGCTCAGCTTAAGCGACCGGAAACACTTTTCAGATCAACTCGATCGTCTTCTAACCCGAGCGCAGAAAGACTCATAA
- a CDS encoding EscU/YscU/HrcU family type III secretion system export apparatus switch protein, giving the protein MKDSEFERAVALHYDQQGAPTVLATGEGEIARLIKERAEAAGVPLVEDPKLSYLLSKIPLGDEIPPELYRAVAEVLVFVLRLEKSLEVQV; this is encoded by the coding sequence ATGAAGGATAGCGAGTTCGAGCGTGCCGTTGCGCTCCATTATGACCAACAAGGTGCCCCCACTGTTCTTGCAACTGGCGAGGGAGAGATTGCGCGATTGATCAAGGAGCGGGCTGAAGCCGCAGGCGTACCGCTGGTAGAAGATCCGAAGTTGAGTTATTTGCTGTCGAAAATTCCATTAGGTGACGAGATTCCACCCGAGCTTTACAGAGCGGTGGCGGAGGTGCTGGTTTTTGTTTTGCGGTTGGAGAAGTCCCTAGAAGTCCAAGTCTAA
- a CDS encoding alpha/beta hydrolase fold domain-containing protein: MHLDLATTSMLAGMALNETPALNTLTPEEARLVFTEINRSMPPGPEQVSSEDCQIPVEGGAIRGRILRPSMTAKSVMVYYHGGGWVIGNIDDYDAVGRHLAETCQAIVIMVDYRKAPEHPFPVPVNDCYAALNWVDTQRSKLRIHDLPLVVAGDSAGGNLAAVMSIKARDESGPEIALQALIYPVTDGRMGAESFTHEDKQLFLTTEIMAFFWDHYADSKTRLDPLASPALTASLADLPPAVVLTAEFDILVDEGRTFAEHLKASGVPVSYRDFAQQMHGFFAMPAALPAAGKAMAWLAQEMDRHLNPTERKDVVVVGAGFSGMYQLHKLREQGLNVQVFEAGSDVGGTWYWNRYPGARVDIESMAYSFSFSDELQQEWEWSEKYSPQPELLKYAQHIADRFDLKSDIAFDTRVASAHFDEDTNEWLVTTECGRRVRAQHLVMATGVLSASKTPDISGRDNYRGETYRTGLWPKEGVDFTGKRVAVIGTGSSAVQAIPLIAEEADDVVVYQRTATFTTPALNHALNKDDASVIKANYAEYRAKQRLNVLGVVDERSLERTMDVSAQERDRRFKAGWESGILPGMLFQFADLQVEQEANDAISEYIRDRIRDTVKDEQTAQDLLPTDYPYGTKRPCIDTNYYETFNRENVSLVNLRRTPIETITQKGIRTAEGEREFDAIVYATGFDAMTGPLLRVDIRGRGGVKLTDAWNDGPRSYLGIAIHGFPNLFTITGPSSPSVLSNMLVSIEQHVDWVSDCIQWMKTEGKATIEPSDSAEQEWAEHTEQLANMTLYPKANSWYMGANVPGKPRMFLAYVGGVGTYRMICDQVAAAGYRGFQAA; the protein is encoded by the coding sequence ATGCACCTAGATCTAGCAACCACGTCAATGCTCGCAGGTATGGCGCTCAACGAGACACCTGCACTCAACACACTGACTCCCGAGGAAGCGCGCCTCGTCTTTACAGAAATCAATCGCTCTATGCCGCCGGGCCCTGAGCAGGTATCAAGCGAGGACTGCCAAATACCGGTTGAGGGCGGCGCTATCCGGGGACGCATCCTTCGCCCTTCAATGACCGCGAAAAGCGTCATGGTCTACTACCATGGTGGTGGCTGGGTAATCGGCAATATCGATGACTACGATGCAGTGGGCCGACATCTCGCAGAGACCTGTCAGGCAATCGTTATCATGGTTGACTACCGAAAAGCACCCGAGCACCCCTTCCCCGTACCCGTTAATGACTGTTATGCCGCACTTAACTGGGTGGATACGCAGCGCAGCAAACTGCGCATTCATGACTTACCTCTCGTCGTTGCCGGTGACAGCGCCGGCGGTAATCTCGCCGCCGTCATGTCAATAAAAGCCCGCGATGAAAGCGGGCCCGAAATTGCCTTACAAGCATTGATTTACCCAGTCACCGACGGTCGTATGGGAGCCGAAAGCTTCACTCATGAGGACAAGCAGCTCTTCCTGACGACCGAGATCATGGCGTTTTTCTGGGATCACTACGCCGACTCCAAAACGCGACTCGACCCCTTGGCGTCCCCTGCGCTAACAGCTTCTTTAGCCGATCTACCCCCTGCCGTCGTACTCACCGCAGAGTTCGACATTCTTGTGGATGAGGGCCGCACTTTCGCCGAGCACCTAAAGGCTTCAGGGGTTCCCGTAAGCTATCGGGACTTCGCCCAGCAGATGCATGGCTTCTTCGCAATGCCTGCGGCCCTTCCAGCTGCCGGAAAAGCCATGGCTTGGCTCGCGCAGGAAATGGACAGACATCTCAACCCTACGGAGCGCAAAGATGTTGTGGTTGTGGGTGCGGGCTTTTCTGGCATGTACCAGCTTCACAAGCTCCGTGAGCAGGGACTTAACGTTCAGGTTTTTGAAGCCGGAAGCGACGTGGGTGGAACCTGGTATTGGAACCGCTACCCCGGTGCACGGGTTGATATTGAAAGTATGGCGTACTCTTTTTCGTTTTCGGACGAACTACAGCAGGAGTGGGAGTGGTCGGAGAAATACTCACCTCAACCCGAGCTTTTAAAATACGCGCAACACATCGCTGATCGTTTTGATCTCAAGAGCGATATTGCATTCGACACGCGGGTCGCAAGTGCACATTTCGACGAAGACACAAATGAGTGGCTGGTGACCACCGAATGCGGGCGTCGTGTCCGGGCGCAACACCTCGTCATGGCCACCGGCGTGCTATCCGCTTCAAAAACCCCTGACATCTCGGGTCGAGACAATTATCGAGGGGAAACCTATCGAACGGGTCTCTGGCCAAAAGAGGGTGTCGACTTTACCGGGAAACGGGTCGCGGTTATCGGCACTGGCTCGTCGGCCGTTCAGGCGATTCCATTAATTGCCGAGGAGGCAGACGACGTCGTCGTTTATCAGCGTACGGCGACTTTCACGACTCCTGCGCTTAATCATGCACTCAATAAAGATGATGCGAGCGTCATCAAAGCAAACTATGCCGAATATCGCGCCAAACAACGCCTCAATGTCTTGGGTGTGGTGGATGAACGATCTCTTGAGCGAACCATGGACGTATCGGCCCAAGAGCGCGATCGGCGCTTTAAAGCAGGCTGGGAGAGCGGCATCCTACCGGGGATGCTGTTCCAGTTTGCTGACTTACAGGTCGAGCAAGAAGCGAATGACGCGATCTCCGAGTACATAAGAGACCGGATTCGCGACACCGTGAAGGATGAGCAGACCGCGCAGGACCTGCTACCTACGGACTACCCCTACGGCACTAAACGACCGTGTATCGATACCAATTACTACGAGACCTTCAACCGCGAAAACGTATCGCTGGTTAATTTAAGACGCACACCCATCGAGACGATTACCCAAAAAGGCATTCGAACTGCCGAGGGCGAGCGTGAATTCGACGCGATTGTGTACGCAACGGGCTTTGATGCCATGACTGGACCGCTGTTGAGGGTCGATATTCGAGGGCGCGGCGGGGTGAAACTGACCGACGCTTGGAACGATGGCCCAAGAAGCTATTTGGGCATTGCCATTCACGGCTTCCCTAATCTCTTCACAATCACAGGCCCCTCAAGTCCCTCGGTACTGAGTAATATGCTGGTATCAATTGAGCAACACGTGGATTGGGTTAGCGACTGTATTCAGTGGATGAAAACTGAGGGTAAGGCCACCATTGAACCCTCAGATAGCGCTGAGCAGGAATGGGCCGAACACACAGAACAGCTGGCCAATATGACGCTGTATCCAAAAGCCAATAGTTGGTACATGGGCGCCAACGTTCCTGGAAAGCCCCGGATGTTTTTGGCTTACGTGGGTGGGGTTGGAACCTACAGAATGATCTGCGATCAAGTTGCTGCTGCTGGATATCGCGGCTTTCAAGCCGCCTAG
- a CDS encoding class II aldolase and adducin N-terminal domain-containing protein, with amino-acid sequence MTTDQARVDLAAALRWAAKLNLHEGVANHFSLAINDSGSRFLMNPNQRHFSRIKASELIEIDVNDPEVLTGPDAPDITAWGLHGSIHRHCRHARCVMHVHSNYATVLAALADSRLPPIDQNAAMFYNRYVIDEAYGGLALEDEGERCARLLHDPKKRVMIMGKHGLLVVGASVADTFNRLYYFERAAGTYIQALQTGRELRVLSDEVAEKTAQQLEAYPEQDERHFAELKAILDDEGSDYQN; translated from the coding sequence ATGACGACTGATCAGGCGCGTGTAGATCTTGCAGCCGCCCTTCGCTGGGCCGCAAAACTGAACCTGCACGAGGGGGTGGCAAACCACTTTTCACTTGCGATCAATGACAGTGGCTCACGGTTTTTGATGAATCCGAATCAGCGCCACTTTTCTCGCATCAAGGCGAGTGAGCTTATTGAAATTGACGTGAACGATCCTGAGGTCCTGACCGGTCCCGATGCGCCAGACATTACCGCGTGGGGTCTGCATGGCAGCATTCATCGCCATTGCCGCCACGCACGCTGTGTCATGCATGTGCATTCGAACTATGCGACGGTACTCGCGGCGCTGGCGGATAGTCGACTGCCACCCATCGATCAAAATGCGGCCATGTTTTACAACCGCTATGTAATTGATGAGGCCTACGGAGGTCTTGCACTTGAAGACGAGGGTGAGCGATGCGCCCGGTTACTCCATGACCCCAAGAAGCGCGTGATGATTATGGGCAAACATGGACTTTTGGTTGTGGGAGCGTCGGTGGCGGATACCTTTAATCGCCTTTATTACTTTGAGCGTGCCGCTGGCACCTACATCCAGGCATTGCAAACGGGTCGAGAGCTCCGAGTGTTAAGTGATGAAGTGGCCGAAAAAACAGCGCAGCAACTAGAGGCCTATCCCGAGCAAGACGAACGACATTTTGCCGAGCTAAAAGCGATCCTCGACGATGAAGGCTCAGATTACCAAAACTGA
- a CDS encoding flagellar hook-length control protein FliK yields the protein MEELQLTLTPSRVDQRNFGVMLSNWRVGQVLNALVVDRMPSGNVLLNVGGREFVTPLDLPVQAGNRLQLEVQQVQPQMTLKLLANLSEAASSQLTQKNAPTLTSSHLGSHSGDKPASVAALLSTLSAQPGLRALVTQTPILSALVTALSAHSLQANALSSSALSAAIDRSGLFNEANLTAGRSERARDSSKSQLVQLQKAIGDLPAVTSNPEMRASLNALSDLTNAAIANLTQQQLISMPQEGGAQRWFFEIPLALGLNFIDLKLTIERDEKAQGSEDDKPAWRVDLSLDLPEAGPMRVLLTMVDRDVSVVLSSDSPRIRSMVDASFGQLKTRMVVSDFRVKSLVTQAMTDTSDSSGLSEPSAPSSTFEVRA from the coding sequence ATGGAAGAGCTGCAACTAACATTAACACCATCGCGCGTCGATCAGCGAAATTTTGGCGTTATGTTGAGTAACTGGCGCGTCGGTCAGGTACTCAACGCCTTGGTAGTTGACCGGATGCCTAGCGGCAACGTGCTACTCAATGTAGGTGGCCGGGAATTTGTCACACCGCTGGATTTGCCGGTTCAAGCGGGTAATCGCCTGCAGCTAGAGGTTCAGCAAGTCCAACCCCAAATGACGCTTAAACTACTGGCAAATCTGAGTGAAGCAGCGTCGTCACAATTGACGCAAAAAAACGCGCCAACCCTCACGTCTAGCCACTTAGGGTCTCACTCTGGGGACAAGCCGGCGTCAGTCGCCGCGCTTTTGTCCACGCTCTCGGCGCAACCGGGACTTCGAGCGCTCGTTACGCAAACACCAATACTCTCTGCTTTGGTGACTGCGCTTTCAGCCCACAGCTTACAAGCTAACGCGCTGTCATCGAGTGCACTCTCAGCCGCAATAGATAGATCGGGTTTATTCAATGAAGCCAATTTAACCGCGGGTCGTTCTGAGCGGGCGCGAGACTCCTCGAAATCACAATTAGTACAACTTCAAAAAGCGATAGGCGATCTGCCCGCAGTCACCTCAAATCCAGAGATGCGTGCCTCACTGAATGCGCTATCTGATCTCACGAATGCGGCTATTGCAAATTTGACACAGCAGCAGCTCATTTCCATGCCGCAAGAAGGCGGTGCTCAGCGTTGGTTTTTTGAGATCCCTCTGGCACTGGGGCTCAATTTTATAGACCTCAAACTTACGATTGAGCGAGATGAAAAAGCGCAGGGCTCGGAAGACGATAAACCGGCTTGGCGGGTGGATTTGTCCCTGGACTTACCCGAGGCAGGTCCTATGCGGGTGCTGTTAACCATGGTCGACCGAGACGTAAGTGTTGTTCTAAGTAGCGATTCGCCCCGCATTCGGTCCATGGTTGACGCGTCATTTGGCCAGTTGAAAACCCGTATGGTAGTGAGTGATTTTCGCGTGAAATCTTTGGTGACGCAGGCGATGACGGACACGAGCGATTCGTCAGGGCTTTCAGAACCGTCGGCACCGTCCAGCACGTTCGAGGTGCGAGCATGA